A single window of Nocardioides baekrokdamisoli DNA harbors:
- a CDS encoding CocE/NonD family hydrolase, which produces MKRLVTCITAASFAAIGGLAGAAPSHADTAAYTQQTLHFAVTVGPNNDVKCDIVGDLYLPTGASSANPVPAILATNGFGGSKDDLAAEGKAFAGDGYAFLAYSGLGFGSADGLTPPTFTPGSGSTCQITLDDPDWDGKAGSQLVSYLGGAPGIAYLDSAHTQPAPALTAVTHKAHDHNGVAQQYDPVVGMIGGSYGGEIQFAVAEQDARVDTIVPMITWNDLNYSLDPNNTASTGSGVQTSTPGAAKLFWAAGFSAEGAIVDGIAGAQAQPSRLLPCPNFAAWVCPALANAVVTGALDSTSAANLHHASVASYVQNIKIPTLLMQGQNDTLFNLNEATATYQALKANHVPVKMIWHSWGHSHGTPAPGEMNLADLTPGQTYETDRVVAWFDHYLKGADTNLGPNFAYFRDWVSYSGNAAPAYATSNQFPVGGTNRYYLGTNALTSTAPLLSGSQTFLTTVAGLPTSTNPLDVLSAALPLPIPEIDLNGTSAQWNTAALSSPLTVVGSPVVHLSVSDPLAALTQGTGPIGQLVVFVRLQDVAPNGTASDIYGSIAPIRVPNVNAPFTVTMPGIVHQFAAGHTLRLIVAGGSTNYRGGTIPTTVTITGGAGQTLDLPTTP; this is translated from the coding sequence ATGAAGAGACTTGTGACGTGCATCACCGCGGCCTCGTTCGCCGCCATCGGCGGGCTCGCCGGCGCTGCTCCTTCACACGCCGACACCGCGGCGTACACCCAACAGACCCTGCACTTCGCAGTCACGGTTGGACCCAACAACGACGTCAAGTGCGACATCGTCGGCGACCTCTATCTGCCGACAGGCGCGTCATCGGCCAATCCCGTCCCGGCAATCCTCGCCACGAACGGCTTCGGCGGCTCGAAGGACGACCTCGCCGCCGAGGGCAAGGCCTTCGCTGGCGACGGCTACGCGTTCCTCGCGTACTCCGGCCTCGGCTTCGGGTCCGCGGACGGGCTCACGCCGCCCACGTTCACCCCCGGCAGCGGCTCGACCTGCCAGATCACGCTCGACGACCCGGACTGGGACGGCAAGGCCGGCAGCCAGCTCGTCTCCTACCTCGGTGGCGCGCCAGGCATCGCGTACCTGGACTCGGCGCACACGCAGCCAGCTCCCGCGCTGACCGCAGTCACGCACAAGGCGCACGACCACAACGGCGTGGCCCAGCAGTACGACCCGGTGGTCGGAATGATCGGCGGTTCGTACGGCGGCGAGATCCAGTTCGCAGTTGCGGAGCAGGACGCGCGCGTCGACACGATCGTCCCGATGATCACGTGGAACGACCTCAACTACTCGCTGGACCCGAACAACACCGCCTCGACCGGCTCGGGCGTCCAGACGAGTACGCCGGGGGCGGCCAAACTGTTCTGGGCCGCGGGCTTCTCGGCCGAGGGTGCGATCGTGGACGGCATCGCCGGCGCGCAGGCACAGCCAAGCCGTCTGCTCCCCTGCCCGAACTTCGCCGCCTGGGTCTGCCCGGCGCTCGCGAATGCCGTGGTGACCGGCGCCCTGGACTCCACCTCGGCAGCCAACCTGCACCACGCGTCGGTGGCCAGTTACGTGCAGAACATCAAGATCCCGACGCTGCTGATGCAGGGCCAGAACGACACCCTGTTCAACCTCAATGAGGCGACCGCCACCTACCAGGCTCTCAAGGCCAACCACGTGCCGGTGAAGATGATCTGGCATTCGTGGGGCCACTCCCACGGGACCCCGGCTCCCGGCGAGATGAACCTCGCCGACCTGACCCCGGGTCAGACGTACGAGACCGACCGCGTCGTGGCGTGGTTCGATCACTACCTCAAGGGCGCGGACACCAACCTCGGCCCCAACTTCGCGTACTTCCGCGACTGGGTCAGCTACAGCGGCAACGCGGCCCCGGCGTACGCCACCTCGAACCAGTTCCCGGTCGGCGGTACCAACCGGTACTACCTCGGGACCAACGCGCTGACCAGCACGGCTCCGCTGCTCAGCGGCAGCCAGACGTTCCTGACGACGGTCGCCGGCCTGCCGACGTCCACGAACCCACTCGACGTCCTGTCGGCCGCGCTACCGCTGCCAATCCCCGAGATCGACCTCAACGGCACCTCGGCGCAGTGGAACACCGCGGCCCTCAGCAGCCCGCTGACGGTCGTCGGCAGCCCGGTCGTACACCTCTCGGTGTCTGACCCGCTCGCCGCCCTCACCCAGGGCACCGGTCCGATCGGACAACTGGTGGTGTTCGTACGCCTGCAGGACGTGGCTCCGAACGGAACCGCCTCGGACATCTATGGCTCGATCGCACCGATCCGGGTCCCCAACGTGAACGCGCCGTTCACGGTGAC
- the tmk gene encoding dTMP kinase, giving the protein MEFPGAYAETGVFVCFEGGEGAGKSTQSGLLSDWLRARGREVVLTREPGATAIGKELRRLVLSPETGVLDDKTEALLYAADRAEHVATVVRPALRRGAVVITDRYVDSSLAYQGAGRSLDVADVDRISRWATGDLRPHLTVVLDLAPSEGFGRFEERDRIEGESVEFHTRVREAFVRMARADPAHYLVLDARAPIDDIHAAIVARVQDLL; this is encoded by the coding sequence GTGGAGTTCCCCGGCGCGTACGCAGAGACGGGCGTCTTCGTCTGCTTCGAGGGCGGCGAGGGCGCGGGCAAGTCGACCCAGTCCGGGCTGTTGAGCGACTGGCTGCGCGCTCGCGGCCGCGAAGTCGTGCTGACTCGTGAGCCGGGCGCGACCGCGATCGGCAAGGAACTGCGGCGGCTCGTCCTCAGCCCTGAGACGGGCGTACTCGACGACAAGACCGAGGCGTTGTTGTACGCGGCCGATCGCGCCGAACACGTCGCCACCGTCGTCCGTCCCGCCCTGCGTCGTGGCGCAGTCGTCATCACCGATCGATATGTCGACTCTTCCTTGGCCTATCAGGGTGCCGGTCGATCGCTGGATGTCGCCGATGTCGACCGAATCTCGCGCTGGGCAACTGGTGACCTGCGCCCGCACCTGACCGTGGTCCTCGACCTCGCGCCGAGTGAGGGCTTCGGCCGGTTCGAGGAGCGCGATCGGATCGAGGGGGAGTCAGTCGAGTTCCACACCCGGGTCCGGGAGGCCTTCGTACGGATGGCGCGTGCCGATCCGGCGCACTACCTCGTGCTTGACGCTCGCGCGCCGATCGACGACATCCACGCTGCGATCGTGGCTCGCGTGCAGGATTTGTTGTGA
- a CDS encoding DNA polymerase III subunit delta', whose amino-acid sequence MTVWDALVGQAHVIDTLRTAVANGPSQSWLFTGPPGSGRSNAAVAFAAALQCEQDGCGECHECRTVLGGSHADVQLLSTQGLSIGVDQVRALVRTASLSPACGRFQIMIVEDSDRVTEQAQNALLKAVEEPGARTIWLLCAPTVEDVLPTIRSRCRLVTLSTPTAEDVADFLTRTDGVNPADALQAARASQGHIGRARALARDEGVRARRRSVVSIPVGLESLAACLQAAEELAATTKAEADEATTALDAREKASLDAAFGVEPRGRKPREYGPALSNLEKEQKRRATRRHRDVIDRALVDLMSVYRDAIAHGVGARELINEDMRADVERLATTSSPEAHLRRIGVIQQAREQLLEFNVTPQLALESMMVGLVTEGAR is encoded by the coding sequence GTGACCGTCTGGGACGCCCTCGTCGGGCAGGCTCACGTCATCGACACGTTGCGTACTGCTGTCGCCAACGGCCCGAGCCAGTCCTGGCTCTTCACCGGCCCTCCGGGCTCCGGGCGCTCCAACGCCGCCGTTGCCTTCGCCGCTGCACTCCAGTGCGAGCAGGACGGCTGCGGTGAATGCCACGAGTGCCGGACCGTCCTGGGTGGGAGTCACGCGGACGTCCAGTTGCTCTCGACCCAAGGACTGTCCATCGGTGTCGACCAGGTGCGCGCACTGGTACGCACCGCCTCGCTCTCCCCTGCCTGTGGCCGGTTCCAGATCATGATCGTCGAGGACTCCGACCGCGTCACCGAGCAGGCGCAGAACGCGCTGCTCAAGGCGGTGGAGGAGCCTGGCGCGCGGACGATCTGGTTGCTCTGTGCGCCGACGGTCGAGGACGTGCTCCCGACGATCCGGAGCCGGTGCCGACTGGTCACGTTGTCCACGCCGACCGCCGAGGACGTAGCGGACTTCCTGACCCGTACCGACGGAGTCAACCCGGCTGACGCCCTGCAGGCCGCGCGCGCGAGCCAGGGGCACATCGGTCGGGCCCGCGCGTTGGCCCGGGACGAGGGCGTACGCGCGCGGCGCCGGTCGGTGGTGAGCATTCCCGTCGGTCTGGAGTCGCTTGCGGCGTGCCTGCAGGCCGCCGAGGAACTGGCGGCCACCACCAAGGCCGAGGCCGACGAGGCCACGACTGCGCTGGACGCACGGGAGAAGGCGAGTCTGGATGCCGCCTTCGGCGTGGAGCCGCGCGGCCGCAAGCCACGTGAGTACGGCCCGGCTCTGTCGAACCTCGAGAAGGAGCAGAAGCGCCGCGCCACCCGCCGTCATCGCGACGTCATCGACCGCGCCTTGGTGGACCTGATGAGTGTGTATCGCGATGCGATCGCGCACGGCGTCGGGGCCCGCGAGCTGATCAACGAGGACATGAGGGCCGACGTCGAGCGGTTGGCGACCACATCCTCGCCCGAGGCGCATCTGCGCCGGATCGGCGTCATCCAACAGGCACGTGAGCAGTTGCTGGAGTTCAACGTCACGCCGCAGTTGGCACTGGAGTCCATGATGGTGGGGTTGGTGACGGAAGGGGCCCGATGA
- a CDS encoding alpha/beta hydrolase — protein sequence MKKRWLIAAVVLLVVAAAAGAVARLIISTPGTASSPTVTLTPSSTPVGDSTAAPSAELASFYRQSLDWAPCRSGDFCAHLTVPMDYKRPDGATIAISLLKVPATDTAHRIGSLVVNPGGPGEPGTDFAAESAVYFGSAISARYDVVGFDPRGTGTSDPIRCLPDAQLTAMLDADPDPDTPAAGAAYQRMSEAFGRGCVSESGPLASHVSTVEAAKDMDVLRAALGEQHLTYFGASYGTKLGTTYADLFPRRVGRFVLDGAVDPKLTNYATVLAQAGGFETAMRAYVGHCVDQGDCFLGATVEAGLARIKAFVNGVQAHPLRAGSRMLTGGDAFVAVLLPMYSRASWPYADQALKAAFAGDGTDLLLFADEYAGRDGAHYVDNSMQALSAINCLDDPSAVPADKIPSLYPAFEKVSPTFAEAFAWMVNSCIGQVAKSDSPAPPIGAPGAPPIVVIGTTRDPATPYQWAVNLAHDLSSGVLITRDGDGHTGFHSGNSCVDGAVEAYLLRGVVPANGLHC from the coding sequence ATGAAGAAGCGTTGGCTGATCGCCGCCGTTGTGCTTCTCGTCGTGGCGGCCGCTGCCGGGGCGGTGGCTCGTCTGATCATCAGCACTCCCGGGACCGCGTCCTCGCCCACGGTGACCTTGACGCCTTCGTCCACGCCGGTCGGCGACTCGACGGCGGCCCCGTCGGCGGAGTTGGCGTCGTTCTATCGCCAGTCGTTGGACTGGGCACCGTGTCGCAGCGGCGACTTCTGTGCCCACCTGACCGTGCCCATGGATTACAAACGTCCCGACGGTGCCACGATCGCGATCTCGCTCCTGAAGGTGCCGGCGACGGACACGGCCCACCGGATCGGTTCGCTGGTGGTCAATCCGGGAGGTCCCGGGGAGCCCGGGACGGACTTCGCCGCCGAGAGCGCGGTGTACTTCGGCTCCGCAATCAGCGCCCGCTATGACGTCGTCGGGTTCGACCCGCGCGGGACCGGCACCTCGGATCCGATCCGGTGCCTCCCCGACGCGCAGTTGACCGCGATGCTCGACGCGGACCCCGACCCCGACACGCCTGCAGCGGGCGCTGCGTACCAGCGAATGTCCGAGGCGTTCGGCCGCGGTTGCGTGAGCGAGTCCGGGCCGCTGGCCTCGCACGTGTCGACCGTCGAGGCGGCCAAGGACATGGATGTCCTGCGCGCTGCGCTCGGCGAGCAGCACCTGACCTACTTCGGCGCCTCGTACGGCACCAAGCTCGGCACCACCTACGCGGACCTGTTCCCCAGGCGCGTGGGTCGGTTCGTCCTCGACGGTGCGGTTGATCCGAAGTTGACCAACTACGCGACGGTGCTGGCGCAGGCCGGGGGTTTCGAGACGGCGATGCGGGCGTACGTCGGCCACTGCGTGGATCAGGGCGACTGCTTCCTTGGTGCCACGGTGGAGGCGGGTCTCGCGCGGATCAAAGCCTTCGTCAACGGAGTCCAGGCCCATCCGCTGCGTGCCGGATCACGGATGCTGACTGGAGGCGACGCCTTCGTTGCCGTCCTGCTGCCGATGTACAGCCGCGCGTCCTGGCCGTACGCCGACCAGGCCCTGAAGGCCGCCTTTGCGGGTGATGGCACCGATCTGCTGCTGTTCGCTGATGAGTACGCCGGTCGCGACGGCGCCCACTACGTCGACAACTCGATGCAGGCGCTCTCGGCCATCAACTGTCTGGACGATCCGAGTGCGGTGCCGGCCGACAAGATCCCGTCGCTGTATCCGGCATTCGAGAAGGTGTCGCCGACCTTCGCCGAGGCATTCGCCTGGATGGTGAACTCCTGCATAGGACAGGTCGCCAAGTCGGACTCCCCGGCTCCGCCGATCGGTGCTCCAGGTGCGCCTCCGATCGTCGTGATCGGGACCACGCGCGACCCTGCCACCCCCTATCAGTGGGCGGTCAACCTCGCCCACGACCTGTCCTCAGGGGTTCTGATCACGCGCGACGGCGATGGCCACACCGGCTTCCACTCCGGCAATTCGTGCGTGGATGGCGCGGTCGAGGCGTACTTGCTCCGCGGCGTCGTCCCGGCGAACGGTTTGCACTGCTGA
- a CDS encoding helix-turn-helix domain-containing protein: MREASALSGMSQAQFARALGTSASRYSTYATGATVPNAEFYVRAKAIAAGIAQAHTQRLTFPLAAADILRVSLKAGELEWAWRIVLQCRDHTQLAIAADASHRLGPVIDAWDAIPAATGDPGWDALLAALVRHAFDESDLEPPTWTQERVLTQAWIPDHPFLDEPRVIAQTPAWLAAQNIFVPARDLVTA; this comes from the coding sequence ATGCGAGAGGCCTCAGCGCTATCCGGCATGAGCCAGGCGCAGTTCGCGCGCGCCTTGGGTACGTCCGCCTCGCGGTACTCCACCTACGCCACGGGTGCGACGGTCCCGAACGCGGAGTTCTACGTCCGCGCCAAGGCGATTGCGGCCGGTATCGCACAAGCGCACACGCAGCGATTGACGTTCCCGCTCGCTGCAGCCGACATCCTCCGCGTCAGCTTGAAGGCTGGGGAGTTGGAGTGGGCGTGGCGGATCGTCCTGCAATGCCGCGATCACACGCAGCTCGCTATTGCGGCCGATGCGTCACATCGCCTTGGTCCTGTGATCGACGCATGGGATGCCATTCCGGCTGCAACCGGCGATCCCGGGTGGGATGCGCTCCTGGCCGCGCTGGTCCGGCATGCGTTCGACGAATCGGACTTGGAGCCGCCCACCTGGACCCAAGAACGCGTCTTGACCCAGGCATGGATCCCAGACCATCCGTTCTTGGACGAGCCGCGGGTCATTGCCCAGACCCCGGCCTGGTTGGCTGCGCAGAACATCTTTGTTCCAGCACGGGATCTGGTGACGGCGTGA
- a CDS encoding IS110 family RNA-guided transposase — protein MSSVIIGVDPHKLSATIEVVDHHGRRLGGGRYPTDNDGYKRVRKYVAQWPDRVWAVEGANGAGRPLAQRLLADGESVVDVPAKLAARVRLFDTGHNRKTDATDAHSIAAVAVHTKNLRVLSADGALEAIRMLCDRRDELSHQRVQTVNRIQRLLSELLPGQRKRDLSADQAKALLATVKPRDLAGKTRRRITAEEIADLVAIDRKLKKINTELKTSVLERGSGLMDIHGIGPAVASRILADVGDVARFADRNRFASWTGTAPLDASSGEQIRHRLSRAGNRRMNHVIHIAAIVQIRNDTEGRAYYRRKLAAGKTPMEALRCLKRRISDVIYRQLVADADEAGPGGHCGATLISSAVDLPPHIDTSDQPLPGPVPVTLRPDASADQRHHPAAS, from the coding sequence ATGTCATCAGTGATCATCGGGGTTGATCCCCACAAGCTCTCGGCCACGATCGAGGTCGTCGACCACCACGGTCGCCGTCTCGGCGGTGGCCGGTATCCGACCGACAACGACGGCTACAAGCGGGTGCGGAAATACGTCGCGCAGTGGCCGGACCGGGTCTGGGCGGTCGAAGGCGCGAACGGTGCCGGCCGACCGTTGGCGCAACGTCTGCTGGCTGATGGTGAGTCGGTGGTGGATGTGCCGGCCAAGCTCGCCGCCCGGGTCCGGTTGTTCGACACCGGCCACAACCGCAAGACCGACGCCACCGATGCTCACTCAATCGCTGCGGTCGCGGTCCACACCAAGAACCTGCGAGTCCTGTCGGCTGATGGGGCACTCGAGGCGATCCGGATGCTGTGCGATCGGCGTGATGAGTTGTCCCATCAGCGGGTGCAGACCGTGAACCGGATCCAACGCCTGCTGAGTGAACTGCTGCCTGGCCAGCGCAAACGTGACCTCTCAGCCGATCAGGCCAAGGCGTTGTTGGCGACGGTGAAGCCGCGGGATCTGGCAGGGAAAACCCGCCGACGGATCACAGCTGAGGAGATCGCCGACCTGGTCGCGATCGACCGGAAGCTGAAGAAGATCAACACCGAGTTGAAGACCTCAGTTCTGGAGCGTGGATCAGGGCTGATGGACATCCACGGCATCGGCCCAGCCGTGGCTTCCCGGATCTTGGCCGATGTGGGTGACGTTGCACGGTTCGCTGACCGGAATAGGTTCGCCTCCTGGACCGGCACCGCACCCTTGGATGCCTCCTCTGGTGAGCAGATCCGACACCGGCTATCCCGGGCAGGGAACCGTCGGATGAACCACGTCATCCACATCGCCGCGATCGTGCAGATCCGCAACGACACCGAAGGCCGGGCCTACTACCGGCGCAAGCTCGCGGCCGGGAAGACCCCGATGGAAGCCCTGAGGTGTTTGAAGCGACGGATCTCAGACGTCATCTACCGCCAACTCGTCGCCGACGCGGATGAGGCGGGCCCGGGAGGGCACTGCGGGGCGACTCTCATATCCAGCGCGGTCGACCTGCCCCCGCACATCGACACTTCGGATCAGCCACTTCCCGGACCCGTACCAGTCACGCTACGCCCGGACGCGTCCGCCGACCAGAGGCATCATCCAGCCGCCTCTTGA